From the genome of Marinitoga sp. 38H-ov:
TGAAATAATTACTATTTCTGAAATATTAGAAGTTACAAAAGAAAATATACCAAGTAAAATCAATTCAATGATAGATAAAATTAAAGATTTAGAAAAAGAAGTAAAAAAATTACAAGAAAAAATGACTTCTCAATCAATTGACTTATCAAATGTAAAAGAAATTGAAGGTGTAAAAGTATTTCTTAAAACCTTTGAAAATGTTGACCAAAGTGTATTAAGAAACACTGCTGATATTGTTGAAAATAAATTATCAGATGGTATTATAATATTGTTTAATAAAGGAGAAAATAAAGTTAATTTCATTGTTAAAGTTACAAAAGAATTAATCGGGAAATACCATGCTGGCAATATTGCAAGGAAAATTGCTAAAGCATTAGGTGGTGGAGGTGGAGGAAGACCTGATTTTGCACAAGCCGGTGGAAAGGATTTATCAAAAATTAATGATGTAATTAATAATATTTCTGATTACATAAGGGGATGATTTTACGGAACGTGTATTTGCTTTATTTATTTTTCTTTTTTCATATACATTATTAATTACAGAAAAGATTAATAGAACCATTGTAGCAATACTTGGTGCAACTATAATGATGATATTAGGAATTTTTGAAAATCATATCGAGGCCATAAAAGACTATGTTGACGTTAATACTATATACTTATTAATGGGAATGATGATTTTTGTATCGGTAATTAGAAAAAAAGGACTTTTTGAATATTTAGGTATAGTTACTTTAAAGGTGTTTAATAAAAATGGTTATGTACTTTTTTTTGGGTTAACTTTTATTGTAGCTGTTTTATCTTCTATTATCGATAATGTAACAACAGTTCTTGTTTTTATACCTATAACTTTGGCAATTACCGATTCTTTAGATGTTGATCCAATTCCATTTGTTCTAGGTGAAATTCTTGCATCAAATATTGGAGGTACAGCTACTATAATTGGAGATCCTCCTAATATTATGATAGCAAGTGCGGCTGGATTAAATTTTACAGAATTTTTTTCAGTAAATGGTGCTATATCTTTTATTAATCTTTTTTCGATGCAAATGATTACTATAATTTTATTTAATAAGAAATTAAAATTTAAAATAAATAAAGAAAAGGTAAAGTCTTTTGATCCGAAATCTGCTATAAAAAATAAATTGGGTTTTTATATTTCATGGGTGTTATTAATATTAACTCTATTATTATTTGTTTTTCAACATCAGCTAGAAATGGAAAGTTCTACAATTGCATTATTTATAGGCTTTTTAGCTTTATTAATTTTAGATAGAAATGAAGTTGAAGAAATATTAAAAGAGGTTGAATGGGGTACTATATTATTCTTTTTTGGATTATTTATTATGACTGGTGGATTAGTTCAAACGGGAATTTTAAAAGATTTTACTCATATTTTAGTTAATATTGCGGGGAACTCAATGAGAAGCTTTGCAATGATGTTAATAACAATTTCTGGAGTAATTTCAGGATTTGTTGATAATATTCCTTTTACAGCAACGTTAATTCCTGTAATTAAAAATTTACAACATATAAATCCTGAGACTTTTTCAAACTTAAAACCTTTGTGGTATTCGTTATCGTTAGGTGCATGTTTAGGAGGTAATTTAACCCCTATAGGTGCTTCGGCAAATATTATAGCATTAGCTATGTTGAAACAATTTAAAAATAAAGAGATAAAATTTATTGAATTTTTTAAATATGCATCTATTATTGTTTTAGTTAATATTATTTTATCTACAATTTATGTGGAATTTTTATTAATTTAGGAGGTGCTAAATGATAAATATAGATGATGAATTAATAGAGAAACTAGAAAAACTTGCTATGATTAAATTATCAGAAGAGGAAAAAGATATAATAAAACAAGATTTAAACGAAATTCTTAAATATATGGAAATTATAGATGAAGTTGACACAAATAATGTAAAACCTATATTTTCACCGGTAGAAAATATATTAAAAAATATATTTCATTTAGATGAATCTAAATCTTCAGAAGTTATTAATAATATTATTAAAGAATTTCCTAATAAAAAAGATAATTTATTAAAAGTTCCCGGAATACAAGGTTAATTCTGAACCCTATGGGTTCAGAATTTTTATGTCTTTGTGTTATAATTATTTTAGAATTTGTATTCATTTAGGAGGGAGAGTATGGATAATCTAAAAGAAATTGCTATAAAAAAATATAATATTTGGTTAAATAAAGCAGATAAATCATTGAAAGAGGAATTGGAAAATTTAAATAACGAAGAAATAATAGATAGATTTTTTAAAGACTTAGAGTTTGGAACAGGTGGTTTAAGGGGAAAGATTGGAGCAGGAACTAATAGAATAAATATACATTCTATTGCAAGAGCAACACAAGGTTTTGCTAATTATTTAAAATCACTTAATAAATATCCTTCTGTAGTAATAGCGTATGATACTAGAAAATATTCTCAAGAATTTGCTAAAATGGCAGCTTCTGTTCTTGCTGCAAATGGAATAAATGTTCATATTTTTAAAGAAGTAACAGCAACTCCGATTTTATCTTTTGCTGTAAGATATTTAAAAGCAGATGCTGGAATTGTAATTACAGCAAGTCATAATCCTCCTGAATATAACGGTTATAAAATATATACATCTGATGGTACTCAGGCAGTACCACATATTGCAGAGGAAGTAATAAAAGAAATAAATAAATTGGATTATTTTGATGGTATAAAAAAAATAAATTTTGATTTAGGTATTCAAGAAGGTTACATAAATTGGATAAATGATAATGTTTTTGAAGAATATATAAATAACTTAGAGAGTTATTTGAGATCAATTGAACCTAATATATCAAATAATATAAAAATAGTATATTCTCCTTTACATGGAACTGGATTAAAGCCTGTAAAAGAATTATTGGCTAGATTAGGGTTTGAGGTTCTTATCGTAGAAGAACAAGCTGTTTATGATTCTAACTTTTCTACAGTTAAAGTACCAAATCCGGAAGAAAAAGATGCTTTTTCTTTGGCATTAACCAAAGCTAAGAATATGAATGCTGATTTAGTTATGGCCACTGATCCAGATTCTGATAGATTGGGAGTATATGTTAAAGAAAATAATGAGTATATCCCATACACGGGTAATCAACTTGGAGTTATGTTAAGTCATTATATTATTAATAAAATGAAAATATTAGGAATATTACCTAACAATGGATTGATAATTAAAACTATTGTTACTACAGATATGATAAAACCTATTGCTAAAGAATTTAATATAGATGTTGAAGAAACTCTTACAGGTTTTAAATTTATAGGAGAAAAAATTGAAAAATATAAATTAAACGGTAAAAAAACATTTATTTTTGGTTTTGAAGAAAGTTATGGTTATTTAGCAAATGACCACGCTAGAGATAAAGACGCTGTAATAGCATCAGGCTTAATAGCGTTAATGGCGTCTCATTTGGTTTCTGAGGGAAAAACATTTAAATCATATTTAAATGAATTATATAAAAAATATGGGTATTATATGGAAAAAAATATATCATTTACTTTAGAAGGAATAGAAGGATTGAATAAAATAAATAAAATTATGGAAAAATTAAGAAGTAATCCACCTATAAAAGTAGGGGATTTGAATTTGATAAATACTATTGATTATTTAAGTGGAGTAAATGAACTACCTAAATCAAATGTTATAGAATTAAATTATGATAACAGGCTTAAAATAATCGGAAGACCTTCGGGAACTGAACCTAAAATAAAATTTTATATACTTGCTAAAGGAAAAGATGAAAAAGCGGTAGAAAAAATTATTAACAAATCTATAGAAACGATTAATAAAATAGTGATTTAAAACTTGAGGTGAAAAAATGGAACCTAATCTGTTATTAATTACAAATAATGGAGATTTTTTTGTTCCAAAAGAATGTGAATTTATAGATGTACAAGTTATAAAATTATCTTTATATTGCGAAGATGACTTAAATAATATAAAAAATTTTAATAATGGGATTTTAGGTTATTTTATTTTAAAAGAGAAAAAAGGTAATTTAGTAGGAATAAAAAGATTTTTAAAAATTGATAAGAGAGTTTCTTCTTATTTAAAAGTTTCTTTTGTAGATTTTTTATCAGAAGAAATTAGGGATTTATATGGTGATTATATAGAAGTAATATCTGAATTTGTTGGTCTATACAATACTATACATGAGTTTAATAGTTTAATTAAAACAAAAAAAATAAGAGAAGATTATGAGGACTGGTTAGAAAATATAGTTTTAGATGTTGAAGACTCCCATAAGGATACTCTAAAAATGTACATATCTAAATTTGCAAATTTATATTTAATAAGAATATATGAAAATATGTTTTCTAAGAACCTAGAACTTTTGGAAAAAAATGAAAAAGAAATAGCCTATAAACTTTTAGAAACAGGAGTATTAAAGGAAAAAGGCGTATGGAGGTAAATAATGAGAAGAGTAGCAGCAATAGTAGCTTATGACGGTACTAAATTTAATGGGTTTCAAGGACAGCCAAAAGTAAGAACAGTTCAAGGTGAATTTGAAAAAGTATTATTTAGAATATTTAAACAAAAGATAATTTCATTTGGCGCAGGAAGAACTGACACAGGAGTCCATGGCTATGGACAAGTTATAGCCTTTGATGTTCCGATAGAGAAAATGACATTAAAAAATATAAAAGATGCATTAAATGCAAATTTGCCTGAAGATATATATGTTAGAAAAGTAATTGATGTAAGAGATAAGTTTTCTCCTAGACATGAAGCAATAAAA
Proteins encoded in this window:
- a CDS encoding ArsB/NhaD family transporter, which encodes MFLFSYTLLITEKINRTIVAILGATIMMILGIFENHIEAIKDYVDVNTIYLLMGMMIFVSVIRKKGLFEYLGIVTLKVFNKNGYVLFFGLTFIVAVLSSIIDNVTTVLVFIPITLAITDSLDVDPIPFVLGEILASNIGGTATIIGDPPNIMIASAAGLNFTEFFSVNGAISFINLFSMQMITIILFNKKLKFKINKEKVKSFDPKSAIKNKLGFYISWVLLILTLLLFVFQHQLEMESSTIALFIGFLALLILDRNEVEEILKEVEWGTILFFFGLFIMTGGLVQTGILKDFTHILVNIAGNSMRSFAMMLITISGVISGFVDNIPFTATLIPVIKNLQHINPETFSNLKPLWYSLSLGACLGGNLTPIGASANIIALAMLKQFKNKEIKFIEFFKYASIIVLVNIILSTIYVEFLLI
- a CDS encoding phospho-sugar mutase; its protein translation is MDNLKEIAIKKYNIWLNKADKSLKEELENLNNEEIIDRFFKDLEFGTGGLRGKIGAGTNRINIHSIARATQGFANYLKSLNKYPSVVIAYDTRKYSQEFAKMAASVLAANGINVHIFKEVTATPILSFAVRYLKADAGIVITASHNPPEYNGYKIYTSDGTQAVPHIAEEVIKEINKLDYFDGIKKINFDLGIQEGYINWINDNVFEEYINNLESYLRSIEPNISNNIKIVYSPLHGTGLKPVKELLARLGFEVLIVEEQAVYDSNFSTVKVPNPEEKDAFSLALTKAKNMNADLVMATDPDSDRLGVYVKENNEYIPYTGNQLGVMLSHYIINKMKILGILPNNGLIIKTIVTTDMIKPIAKEFNIDVEETLTGFKFIGEKIEKYKLNGKKTFIFGFEESYGYLANDHARDKDAVIASGLIALMASHLVSEGKTFKSYLNELYKKYGYYMEKNISFTLEGIEGLNKINKIMEKLRSNPPIKVGDLNLINTIDYLSGVNELPKSNVIELNYDNRLKIIGRPSGTEPKIKFYILAKGKDEKAVEKIINKSIETINKIVI
- the gatC gene encoding Asp-tRNA(Asn)/Glu-tRNA(Gln) amidotransferase subunit GatC: MINIDDELIEKLEKLAMIKLSEEEKDIIKQDLNEILKYMEIIDEVDTNNVKPIFSPVENILKNIFHLDESKSSEVINNIIKEFPNKKDNLLKVPGIQG